The Pseudomonas rhizosphaerae genomic sequence GTTCACGCCCAGCGACTCACAATCGGCGCGTGTCGCGCAGTAGGCATCCAGGCGCAATTCGACGTGATCCCAGCTCACCGGCATCTGGTCGATGGCGGTATTGAAAGCGTGTCCGGAGGCCATCAATGGCAGCACGCTGCCGCGAATCACGCCGTTGTCGGTGAAAACGCTGACCCGGCTGCCTTCGGCGAAGCGGCTTGACCAGCAGCCCACCGGCGCCAGCGACAGGCGACCGTTGTCCTGCACGGCGCGCACGCTGGCGCCAATGGTGTCCAGGTGCGCGGACACGGCGCGGTCCGGCGAATTCTGCTTGCCCTTGAGCGTGGCGCGAATGGTGCCGCGACGGGTCATTTCGAACGGAATACCCAACTCTTCGAGACGCTCGGCCACATAGCGCACGATGGTGTCGGTGAACCCGGTGGGGCTGGGAATGGCGAGCATTTCCAGCAGCACTTTCTGCAGGTACTGAATATCCGGTTCGGGAATTTTGGCAGTCATGGAAACTCCTGAGGTGGATAGGGATGACAGCGACGGTGTCATAAGCCCAGTGAAACACGAGGCGCAGGGCCTGCGCGGTCGACCCGGCAGGCACTGCGCATGGCCGCTACATCGGGCGGCTGTGGGGAAACAGCAGGTCGACGAAACGCTCTGCCGTGGGTTGCGGTTCATGGTTGGCCAGGCCGACCCGCTCGTTGGCCTCGATAAACACGTACTCGGGCTGGTCGGCGGCCGGCACCAATAGGTCCAGGCCCACCACCGGTATGTCCAGCGCACGGGCAGCGCGTACCGCTGCGTCGACCAGCACTGGATGAAGGATCTGCGTTACGTCTTCCAGATGCCCGCCGGTGTGCAGGTTGGCCGCCTTGCGCACGGTCAATTCCTCGCCTCGCGGCAAAACGCTATCCATCTCGAACCCCGCCGCCTGTACGGTACGCAGGGTTTCCTGGTCCATCGGGATGCGGCTTTCACCTCCCGTGGCCGCCTGGCGACGGCGGCTCTGCACTTCGATCAATGTGCCGATGTCGGTGTGCCCGTCACCGATGATCTGCGCAGGCCGGCGAATGGCTGCCGCGACTACTTCGTAGCCGATGACCACGATGCGCAGGTCGACGCCCTCATGGAAGCTTTCCAGCAACACGCGACTGTCGAACTGGCGAGCATGCTCGATGGCGTGTTGCACTTCCTCGAGGGTGCTCAGGTCCACGGCCACGCCGTTACCTTGTTCACCGTCCAGCGGCTTGACCACCACGCGGCCATGTTCGTCGAGAAAATCCTGATTGTCGTCGGCGCTGCCGGCCAATTGCTGCGCTGGCAGGCTCAGCCCAGCGGCCCGCAATACCTTGTGGGTCAGGCTCTTGTCCTGACACAGGGTCATGCTTACCGAGCTGGTCAGGTCGCACAACGACTCACGGCAGCGAATCCGCCGGCCACCATGGACCAGGGTGAACAGGCCCGCCTCGGCGTCGTCCACTTGCACGTCGATACCACGACGGAATGCTTCGTCGACGATGATCCGCGCATAGGGATTCAAATCGGCCTGCGGGCCAGGCCCCAGGAACAGCTTCTGGTTGATGCCGTTCTTGCGCTTGATGGCGAAGGTGGGCAGGTTGCGGAAACCCAACTTGGCGTAGAGGTTCTTGGCCAAACGGTTGTCGTGCATCACCGAAAGGTCCAGGTAGGCCAGGCCACGGCTCATGAAATGCTCGACCAGATGCCGTACCAGCACCTCGCCCACGCCTGGGCGTGTGCAACGTGGATCGACGGCCAGGCACCACAGGCTGCTGCCCTTTTCCGGGTCGCGAAATGCTTTGGCATGGTTAAGGCCCATGACGCTGCCAATCACATGGCCGGTGTCCTCGTCTTCAGCCAGCCAGTACACCGGTCCCCCCTGGTGACGTGGGGTCAACAGGCCTTGATCGATGGGCAGCATCTTGCGCTTGAGATAAAGCTGGTTGATCGCGCTCCAGTCGCCATCACTCTGTGCCCGACGAATACGAAACCCGCGGAACACACGCTGCGCCGGCCGATAATCGCTGAACCACAGGCGCAGCGTGTCGGAAGGATCGAGGAACAGTTGTTGCGGCGCCTGTGCCAGCACCTGCTGCGGTGCGGCAACGTACAGAGCAATGTCGCGCTCGCCTTGCTGTTCATTGAGCAGTTCGGCGGCCAGCGCTTCGGGGTCAGGGTAGGTATGGCCGACAAGCAACCGTCCCCAGCCACAGTGCAGCGGGCGCTGTTGCAGTTCATCGCTGTTGCCATCTTCGGCGAAGCGCGCCTGCAACCGTTCGTACGACGGCGACTGGCCGCGCAGCAGGCGCTGATTGAGGGCCGTGGCATTAGCTTTCATCGATCAGAGTCCTTGTTCGCTGAGCCACAGATTCAACGCAGCCAATTGCCACAGCTTGGAGCCGCGCAGCGGCGTGAGCTGGCCTTGCGGATCGGTCAGCAGGCGGTCGAGCATGTTGGGGTTGAACAAGCCACGGTCCTGGCTCGGGTCCAGCAGCAGGTCCCTGACCCAGTTCAGCGTGTCGCCTTCCAGGTGCTTGAGGCCAGGCACCGGGAAATAACCTTTCTTGCGGTCGATGACTTCACTAGGGATCACCAGACGTGCGGCTTCCTTGAGCACCTGCTTGCCGCCATCGGGCAGCTTGAACTTGCCGGGAATGCGCGCCGACAGTTCGACCAGGCGGTAGTCCAGGAACGGCGTACGCGCTTCCAGGCCCCAGGCCATGGTCATGTTGTCGACACGTTTGACCGGGTCGTCGACCAGCATCACCGTGCTGTCCAGACGCAACGCCTTGTCCACCGCGGCATCGGCACCGGGCATGGCAAAATGTTCGCGCACGAAATCGCCGGCCGCATCGTTGGCGGTCAGCCACTTGGGCGCGACGGTGGCAGCGTAGTCATCGTAGCTGCGGTCGAAGAACGCGTCGCGGTAGGCCTGGAAGGGATCGCTGGCGCCGTCCACTTGCGGGTACCAGTGGTAGCCTGCGAACAGTTCGTCAGCGCCTTGGCCGCTCTGTACTACTTTGCAATGCTTGGACACTTCTCGCGACAGCAGGTAGAAGGCAATGCAGTCGTGGCTGACCATCGGTTCGCTCATCGCGCGGAAGGCGGCCGGCAGTTGCTCGATGATTTCCCGCTCTTGGATGCGCAGCTGGTGGTGCTGCGTGCCGTAATGCTTGGCGATCAGGTCGGAATACTGGAACTCGTCGCCACGTTCGCCACCGGCGTCCTGGAAACCAATCGAGAAGGTCGACAGATCCTTCACGCCCACTTCGCGCAACAGGCCCACCAGCATGCTCGAGTCGACGCCGCCCGAGAGCAGCACGCCAACATCGACAGCGGCACGCTGGCGAATGGCGACCGCTTCACGGGTGCTTTCCAGCACGCGGTCGCGCCAGTCTTCAAGGGTCAGGTTGGCTTCGTCGGCATGGGGCCCGAAGGGCAGGGTCCACCAAGTCTGCTGTTCGGTCTTGCCATTGGCGTCGACGCGCATCCAGGTCGCTGGCGGTAGCTTTTCGATGCCCGCGATCAACGTACGCGGTGCAGGCACCACGGCGTGGAAGTTCAGGTAGTGGTTCAGCGCCACCGGGTCGAGGATCGGGCTGATGTCGCCACCCTTGAGCAACGCCGGCAGGGCCGAGGCAAAACGCAGGCGCTTGTCGGTACGCGACAGGTACAACGGCTTCACGCCCAGGCGGTCGCGGGCGATGAACAGGCGCTGCGTATCACGCTCCCAGATGGCGAAGGCGAACATGCCATTGAGCTTGGGCAGCAGCTTTTCGCCCCAGGCGTGGTAGCCCTTGAGCAGCACTTCGGTGTCGCCACCGGAGTGGAAGCCGTAGCCCAGCGCCTCGAGCTCGGCGCGCAGTTCGGGAAAGTTGTAGATCGCCCCGTTGAAGGCCAGGCTCAAGCCCAGGTGGGCATCGGTCATCGGCTGGGCGGAGCCATCCGACAAATCCATGATCTTCAGGCGGCGATGGCCCAGGGCAATCGGCCCTTGGGCTTGAAAGCCCCAGGCGTCCGGCCCGCGCGGGGCCAGGTCATGGGTGATGCGTTCCACGGCCGCAAGGTCCGCAGGTTGAAAGTCGAAGCGCAACTCACCAGCTAATCCGCACATAAGTCCTTACCGGTTTTTCCGTTGGGGAACGGCCGATGGAAGTTCGGCCAGGTATGAAACTGACCGAGGCAGGTAGCGAGAGTTTTAGATCGATCGGTTATAAGGAAGCCGTTCGCTGGGGAGCCATTCGCGGGTAGAACCCGCTCCCACAGGGGTGTGGTGCCCGAGGGTTATTTGAGATTGCCGCTGAGAAACTGCCGCAAGCGTTCGCTTTTCGGGCTGCCCAATACTTGTGCCGGTGGGCCTTCTTCCTCGACCAGGCCTTGATGCAGGAACAGCACCTGGCTGGAGACTTCACGGGCGAAGCTCATTTCGTGGGTGACCATGATCATGGTGCGGCCTTCCTCCGCGAGGCCTTTGATCACTCTCAGCACTTCACCCACCAGCTCCGGGTCCAGTGCCGAAGTCGGCTCGTCGAACAGCATGACTTCCGGCTCCATGGCCAATGCACGGGCAATCGCGACGCGCTGTTGCTGGCCACCGGACAGGAAGGCCGGATACTGGCTGGCCACGCGCTCCGGCAGGCCGACCTTGTCCAGGTAGCGCAACGCGCGGGCGCGGGCTTCGTCCTTGTCGACGCCCAGCACCCGGCGCGGGGCCATGGTGATGTTGTCGAGCACGGTCATGTGGCTCCACAGGTTGAAGTGCTGGAACACCATGGCCAGACGCGTGCGCAAGCGCTGCAGTTCCTCGGCATCGGCGACGCGCATGCCGCCGCTGTCGGTGGTCATGCGAATGGCCTTGCCATCCAGGCTCATGGCACCGTCGTCAGGCTGTTCGAGGAAGTTGATGCAGCGCAGAAAGGTGCTCTTGCCCGAGCCACTGGCGCCGATCAGGCTGATCACGTCACCCGTGCTGGCCTTGAGCGAAACACCCTTGAGCACCTTGTTGTCGCCATAGCTTTTGTGCAGGCCATCGATGGTCAGTTTGTACATGCGCAACAGGTCCTCAAGGTTGAAGTAGATAGCCGCTGCGGCAGGCCTGGGTGCCGGCGACATGGGCGACCAGCATGCCCGCGGTGGCCATGCGACGCAGCGAGCGGGCATACATCAGCCCCGGCTGGCGGTTGCGCACAGGGGTGACCGTATTGCTCAGCGGATCGATGATTTCGGCGATCAACTGCCCGGCTTCCAGGTACTGGCCGGGCACCGCAGTGAACACCAACAGTCCACCCACCGGCGCGGTCACCGGTTCCACGCCGGCCAGCGGCGTGGCGGCGGCGAGCAGGGCAGGCAACGGTGCCGGCGTGCGGTCGATGGCCCCGGTGCTGGCCAGGTAGTCGAGAATGGCCTGACAGTCGCCGCTGGCCATGGGGTGGTTGACGTCACCCTGGCCGCGCAACTCGATGGTCACCGAAAAGCTGCCCATGGCGATCGGGAAACGCTCGGCAAAGCGCTGCTGAAGTTGCCACCAGAACAGACTGAAGCACTCGTCGAACGATTGCCCGCCCGAGTCGGTGGCCAGCAGGCTGGCCTGAGTGCCCAGGTAGCGTGCCAGTGGTTCTACCAGAGGCCAGGCTTCGGGTGTGGTGTACAAATGCTGCACGGCCTCGAAATCGCAGTGCAGGTCCAGCACCATGTCGGCATCGCATGCCAGGCGCTGCAGAGTCAGGCGCTGTGATTGCAGGGCTGTGGTCGGCTGCAACTGGTTCAGCGCCTGGCTCAGGTGCGTGCGGATCAACGCCGTATTGTGTGCCTCATCATCACCCAGCAGCGGCTCGACGGCGCAGCCGACCTGATCGGCCAGGTCGACGAAACGGCGATTGAAATTCTCGCCGGTTTCCAGCTCGTAGCGGCCCAGTGGCGTGTCCATGACGATCTGATCGAGCCCGGCGGGGTTGGCGATCGGTACGATGACCACCTGCTGGCGCAGCAGTCCTGCGTCCTCCAGTTCGGCCAGACGCTGGCGCAGGTGCCAGGCGACCAGCATCCCCGGCAACTCGTCGGCGTGTAGCGAGGCCTGGATATAGACTTTTCCGGCACCCGTCGGGCCGTAGCTGAAGCTGTGGATCTGGCGCGCGGTGCCGGGCAGGCGAGCCAGCAATTCATGAATGTCGTGTTGCATGTTCAGGTCCTAGTGCGTCGGGCCGAGAAAGGCCAGCCAGCGGCGTTCGGCCAGGCGAAACAGTCCGACGAGGGCAAAGGTGATGGTCAGGTAGATCAGCGCGGCGATGCCGAAGGATTGGAAGGTCAGGAAGGTCGCCGAGTTGGCATCCCGTGCGACCTTGAGGATGTCCGGGATGGTGGCAGTGAACGCCACCGTGGTCGAGTGCAGCATGAGGATCACTTCGTTGCTGTAGTAGGGCAGCGAACGGCGCAGGGCCGACGGCATGATCACGTAGGCATACAGCTTCCAGCCGCTCAGGCCATAGGCCTTGGCCGCCTCGACCTCGCCGTGGTTCATGCTGCGGATCGCCCCGGCGAAGATCTC encodes the following:
- a CDS encoding ABC transporter permease, coding for MIELLQEYWRPFLYSDGQNITGLAMTLWLLSAALVIGFAVSVPLSIARVSRRRWVRWPVQFYTYLFRGTPLYIQLLICYTGIYSLEAVRGQPLLNDFFRDAMNCTILAFALNTCAYTTEIFAGAIRSMNHGEVEAAKAYGLSGWKLYAYVIMPSALRRSLPYYSNEVILMLHSTTVAFTATIPDILKVARDANSATFLTFQSFGIAALIYLTITFALVGLFRLAERRWLAFLGPTH
- a CDS encoding succinylglutamate desuccinylase/aspartoacylase family protein, whose product is MQHDIHELLARLPGTARQIHSFSYGPTGAGKVYIQASLHADELPGMLVAWHLRQRLAELEDAGLLRQQVVIVPIANPAGLDQIVMDTPLGRYELETGENFNRRFVDLADQVGCAVEPLLGDDEAHNTALIRTHLSQALNQLQPTTALQSQRLTLQRLACDADMVLDLHCDFEAVQHLYTTPEAWPLVEPLARYLGTQASLLATDSGGQSFDECFSLFWWQLQQRFAERFPIAMGSFSVTIELRGQGDVNHPMASGDCQAILDYLASTGAIDRTPAPLPALLAAATPLAGVEPVTAPVGGLLVFTAVPGQYLEAGQLIAEIIDPLSNTVTPVRNRQPGLMYARSLRRMATAGMLVAHVAGTQACRSGYLLQP
- a CDS encoding N-acetylglutaminylglutamine amidotransferase, translating into MCGLAGELRFDFQPADLAAVERITHDLAPRGPDAWGFQAQGPIALGHRRLKIMDLSDGSAQPMTDAHLGLSLAFNGAIYNFPELRAELEALGYGFHSGGDTEVLLKGYHAWGEKLLPKLNGMFAFAIWERDTQRLFIARDRLGVKPLYLSRTDKRLRFASALPALLKGGDISPILDPVALNHYLNFHAVVPAPRTLIAGIEKLPPATWMRVDANGKTEQQTWWTLPFGPHADEANLTLEDWRDRVLESTREAVAIRQRAAVDVGVLLSGGVDSSMLVGLLREVGVKDLSTFSIGFQDAGGERGDEFQYSDLIAKHYGTQHHQLRIQEREIIEQLPAAFRAMSEPMVSHDCIAFYLLSREVSKHCKVVQSGQGADELFAGYHWYPQVDGASDPFQAYRDAFFDRSYDDYAATVAPKWLTANDAAGDFVREHFAMPGADAAVDKALRLDSTVMLVDDPVKRVDNMTMAWGLEARTPFLDYRLVELSARIPGKFKLPDGGKQVLKEAARLVIPSEVIDRKKGYFPVPGLKHLEGDTLNWVRDLLLDPSQDRGLFNPNMLDRLLTDPQGQLTPLRGSKLWQLAALNLWLSEQGL
- the ngg gene encoding N-acetylglutaminylglutamine synthetase, which codes for MKANATALNQRLLRGQSPSYERLQARFAEDGNSDELQQRPLHCGWGRLLVGHTYPDPEALAAELLNEQQGERDIALYVAAPQQVLAQAPQQLFLDPSDTLRLWFSDYRPAQRVFRGFRIRRAQSDGDWSAINQLYLKRKMLPIDQGLLTPRHQGGPVYWLAEDEDTGHVIGSVMGLNHAKAFRDPEKGSSLWCLAVDPRCTRPGVGEVLVRHLVEHFMSRGLAYLDLSVMHDNRLAKNLYAKLGFRNLPTFAIKRKNGINQKLFLGPGPQADLNPYARIIVDEAFRRGIDVQVDDAEAGLFTLVHGGRRIRCRESLCDLTSSVSMTLCQDKSLTHKVLRAAGLSLPAQQLAGSADDNQDFLDEHGRVVVKPLDGEQGNGVAVDLSTLEEVQHAIEHARQFDSRVLLESFHEGVDLRIVVIGYEVVAAAIRRPAQIIGDGHTDIGTLIEVQSRRRQAATGGESRIPMDQETLRTVQAAGFEMDSVLPRGEELTVRKAANLHTGGHLEDVTQILHPVLVDAAVRAARALDIPVVGLDLLVPAADQPEYVFIEANERVGLANHEPQPTAERFVDLLFPHSRPM
- a CDS encoding ABC transporter ATP-binding protein; this encodes MYKLTIDGLHKSYGDNKVLKGVSLKASTGDVISLIGASGSGKSTFLRCINFLEQPDDGAMSLDGKAIRMTTDSGGMRVADAEELQRLRTRLAMVFQHFNLWSHMTVLDNITMAPRRVLGVDKDEARARALRYLDKVGLPERVASQYPAFLSGGQQQRVAIARALAMEPEVMLFDEPTSALDPELVGEVLRVIKGLAEEGRTMIMVTHEMSFAREVSSQVLFLHQGLVEEEGPPAQVLGSPKSERLRQFLSGNLK